One Actinosynnema pretiosum DNA segment encodes these proteins:
- a CDS encoding ATP-dependent helicase, with the protein MPHVVAAGGVQRGGAVPHASPADIADALGLHPPTPEQAAVIASPAAPALVVAGAGAGKTETMAARVVYLVANGVVTPDRVLGLTFTRKAARQLGERVRGRLRRLAGSPLLDRLDPSGRRRAAVLTTEPVVLTYHAYAGRLVSEHGLRLPVEPGVRLLTETAAWQLAHRVVSAWTQDLDTDKIPTTITSYLLSLAGELGEHLVEPEQLLAHAEHLCALIEHAPKAPRQKDALPEKLQEIVDAQRLRVALLPLLDAYRARKRRDAVLDFADQMSLAARLATGHPEVVEGERERYGAVLLDEYQDTGHAQRVLLRALFGDGDPMPVTSVGDPAQAIYGWRGASAANLPRFREDFPPADKYELLTSFRNPPEVLHLANAVSGPLRAAGLDVAPLRARDGVEPGDVRIGLFPDVRAELEWLADTVAEQWRAHVDTSDEPPTAAVLVRRRSDMPAIAAVLRDRGLPVEVVGLGGLLDEPEVRDLTSALRVLVDPLAGTAATRLLTGSRWRIAAFDLAAMWQRARDLAGAPARKSPDDDPLSVLADALPGEHSEQAGLADALDDPGDPSAYSAEGYRRIRRLGAELAALRRRLTQPLPELVADVERTLLLDIEAVARPGGVGRAHLDAFADVVSDFAAASPAATLPALLDYLRTAEHAEDGLAPGEVEVVDNRVQLVTMHSAKGLEWRIVAVPHVVKDVFPGRRKSASWLKSVTELPAALRGDAQDLPELRVPGGANRKEVEEALDRHADEFEERRLVEERRLLYVALTRSEHSLLVSGHWWGETGASPKGPSAFLTELREVVAGAEHPPADVVTWAPAPGLEDENPLAAQAKTAQWPADPLGSRRDAVSEGAAMVVAALDRLREAAEHEPPGGTDEPAAAEPETGTADAGEAGEEWVPPDDEWLPSDEEEPPPPPEEPDGDWGEWTTPDEPWDDGAPLDAPEAGKADTAGATEVVDAPEAAAPEGSAPETTEPETAAPGAATPAPGPGAGAISAARLSAGGGVSAVLPDAETTTLATDTATPSGFAPEGDSVSPEEADLPEEPSTPTAPVPATPETTDPAPADPESSDPAPADPRVSTPVPTDPRVSASIPTDPRVSASIPTDPEIGAPVPTDPQTSDPDAADPEGWARDVDVLLAERAAAMDRRERVLLPEHLSVSQLVELATDPDQLARRLRRPLPFPPNPLARRGTAFHTWLERRFGAVRLLELDELPGAADEDAVPDGELGRLQEAFLASAWADRTPHAVEVPFEAEVDGLAVRGRMDAVFADPDGGWTVVDWKTGRVPEADRVPSLSVQLAAYRLAWASLSGSPVELVRAAFHYVRDDRTLRPADLLDAEGLRALIRTVPDLRPKE; encoded by the coding sequence ATGCCCCACGTGGTCGCGGCGGGTGGTGTCCAGCGGGGTGGTGCGGTTCCGCACGCCTCGCCCGCCGACATCGCCGACGCCCTCGGCCTGCACCCGCCGACGCCCGAGCAGGCCGCCGTCATCGCCTCGCCCGCCGCACCCGCGCTGGTCGTGGCGGGCGCGGGCGCGGGCAAGACCGAGACCATGGCCGCGCGCGTCGTCTACCTGGTCGCGAACGGCGTCGTCACGCCCGACCGGGTCCTCGGCCTCACCTTCACCCGCAAGGCCGCCCGGCAGCTCGGCGAGCGGGTGCGTGGACGGCTGCGCCGCCTCGCCGGGTCGCCGCTGCTGGACCGGCTCGACCCGTCCGGCCGCCGCCGCGCCGCCGTGCTCACCACCGAGCCGGTCGTGCTCACCTACCACGCCTACGCGGGTCGCCTGGTGAGCGAGCACGGGCTGCGACTGCCCGTGGAGCCCGGCGTGCGGCTGCTCACCGAGACCGCGGCGTGGCAGCTCGCGCACCGCGTGGTGTCGGCGTGGACCCAGGACCTCGACACCGACAAGATCCCCACCACGATCACCTCCTACCTGCTCTCCCTCGCGGGCGAGCTGGGCGAGCACCTGGTCGAGCCCGAGCAGCTCCTCGCGCACGCCGAGCACCTGTGCGCGCTGATCGAGCACGCCCCCAAGGCGCCGAGGCAGAAGGACGCTCTGCCGGAGAAGCTCCAGGAGATCGTGGACGCCCAGCGCCTGCGCGTCGCCCTGCTGCCGCTGCTCGACGCCTACCGGGCCCGCAAGCGCCGCGACGCCGTCCTGGACTTCGCCGACCAGATGAGCCTCGCCGCCCGCCTGGCCACCGGGCACCCGGAGGTCGTCGAGGGCGAGCGCGAGCGCTACGGCGCCGTGCTGCTCGACGAGTACCAGGACACCGGCCACGCCCAGCGCGTGCTGCTGCGCGCCCTGTTCGGCGACGGCGACCCGATGCCGGTCACCTCGGTCGGCGACCCCGCCCAGGCCATCTACGGCTGGCGCGGCGCGAGCGCGGCCAACCTGCCCCGGTTCCGCGAGGACTTCCCGCCCGCCGACAAGTACGAGCTGCTCACCAGCTTCCGCAACCCGCCCGAGGTGCTGCACCTGGCGAACGCCGTGTCCGGTCCGCTGCGCGCGGCGGGCCTGGACGTGGCGCCGCTGCGGGCGCGCGACGGCGTCGAGCCGGGCGACGTGCGGATCGGCCTGTTCCCCGACGTGCGGGCCGAGCTGGAGTGGCTGGCGGACACCGTCGCCGAGCAGTGGCGCGCCCACGTGGACACCAGCGACGAGCCGCCGACCGCGGCCGTGCTGGTGCGCCGCCGCTCCGACATGCCCGCGATCGCCGCCGTGCTGCGTGACCGGGGGCTGCCGGTGGAGGTCGTCGGCCTCGGCGGGCTGCTGGACGAGCCGGAGGTGCGCGACCTCACCAGCGCCCTGCGCGTCCTGGTCGACCCGCTCGCGGGCACCGCCGCCACCCGGCTGCTCACCGGTTCCCGCTGGCGGATCGCCGCCTTCGACCTGGCCGCGATGTGGCAGCGCGCCCGCGACCTGGCGGGGGCGCCCGCGCGCAAGTCCCCGGACGACGACCCGCTGTCCGTGCTGGCCGACGCGCTGCCCGGCGAGCACTCCGAGCAGGCCGGGCTCGCGGACGCGCTCGACGACCCCGGTGACCCGTCCGCTTACTCGGCCGAGGGCTACCGCCGCATCCGGCGGCTGGGCGCGGAGCTGGCCGCGCTGCGCAGGCGGTTGACCCAGCCGCTGCCGGAGCTGGTCGCCGACGTCGAGCGGACCCTGCTGCTGGACATCGAGGCGGTCGCCCGGCCGGGCGGGGTGGGGCGGGCGCACCTGGACGCGTTCGCGGACGTGGTGTCGGACTTCGCGGCGGCCAGCCCGGCGGCGACCCTGCCCGCGCTGCTGGACTACCTGCGCACCGCCGAGCACGCCGAGGACGGCCTGGCGCCCGGCGAGGTCGAGGTGGTGGACAACCGGGTGCAGCTGGTGACGATGCACTCGGCCAAGGGCCTGGAGTGGCGGATCGTCGCCGTGCCGCACGTGGTGAAGGACGTCTTCCCCGGTCGGCGGAAGTCGGCGTCGTGGCTGAAGTCGGTGACCGAGCTGCCCGCCGCGCTGCGCGGCGACGCCCAGGACCTGCCGGAGCTGCGGGTGCCGGGCGGGGCGAACCGCAAGGAGGTCGAGGAGGCGCTCGACCGGCACGCGGACGAGTTCGAGGAGCGGCGGCTGGTCGAGGAGCGGCGGCTGCTGTACGTGGCGCTGACCAGGTCCGAGCACAGCCTGCTGGTGTCGGGCCACTGGTGGGGCGAGACGGGTGCGAGCCCGAAGGGCCCGTCGGCGTTCCTGACCGAGCTGCGCGAGGTCGTGGCGGGCGCGGAGCACCCACCCGCCGACGTGGTCACCTGGGCCCCCGCGCCGGGCCTGGAGGACGAGAACCCCCTGGCGGCGCAGGCGAAGACGGCCCAGTGGCCCGCCGACCCGCTGGGCTCGCGCCGCGACGCGGTGTCCGAGGGCGCGGCCATGGTCGTCGCCGCGCTGGACCGGCTGCGCGAGGCCGCGGAGCACGAGCCGCCCGGCGGGACCGACGAGCCCGCCGCGGCCGAACCCGAGACCGGGACGGCCGACGCGGGTGAGGCGGGCGAGGAGTGGGTGCCCCCGGACGACGAGTGGCTGCCCTCGGACGAGGAGGAACCCCCACCGCCACCGGAGGAACCGGACGGCGACTGGGGCGAGTGGACGACCCCGGACGAGCCCTGGGACGACGGCGCCCCCCTGGACGCCCCGGAGGCGGGGAAGGCGGACACCGCAGGCGCCACCGAAGTGGTCGACGCGCCCGAGGCGGCGGCCCCCGAGGGCAGTGCCCCGGAGACCACCGAGCCGGAGACCGCCGCCCCCGGAGCAGCCACCCCCGCGCCCGGTCCGGGCGCAGGGGCGATCTCGGCTGCCCGGCTGAGCGCGGGCGGCGGGGTCTCCGCCGTGCTGCCCGATGCCGAAACGACCACCCTCGCCACCGACACCGCTACCCCGTCGGGGTTCGCTCCCGAGGGTGATTCGGTGTCCCCCGAAGAGGCAGACCTCCCCGAGGAGCCCTCCACCCCCACCGCCCCCGTCCCCGCCACCCCGGAGACCACCGATCCCGCCCCCGCCGATCCCGAGAGCAGCGATCCCGCCCCCGCCGATCCCAGAGTCAGCACCCCCGTCCCCACTGATCCCAGAGTCAGCGCCTCCATCCCCACCGATCCCAGAGTCAGCGCCTCCATCCCCACCGATCCCGAGATCGGCGCCCCCGTCCCCACCGACCCCCAGACCAGCGATCCCGACGCCGCCGATCCCGAGGGCTGGGCGCGGGACGTCGACGTGCTGCTCGCCGAGCGGGCCGCCGCCATGGACCGGCGCGAGCGCGTCCTGCTGCCCGAGCACCTGTCGGTCAGCCAGCTCGTCGAGCTGGCCACCGACCCCGACCAGCTGGCCCGCCGCCTGCGCCGCCCGCTGCCGTTCCCGCCGAACCCCCTCGCCCGCCGGGGCACCGCGTTCCACACCTGGCTGGAGCGGCGGTTCGGGGCGGTCCGGCTGCTGGAGCTGGACGAGCTGCCCGGCGCCGCCGACGAGGACGCCGTGCCGGACGGGGAGCTGGGGCGGCTGCAGGAGGCGTTCCTGGCCAGCGCCTGGGCCGACCGCACGCCGCACGCCGTCGAGGTGCCCTTCGAGGCCGAGGTGGACGGGCTCGCGGTGCGCGGGCGGATGGACGCCGTGTTCGCCGACCCCGACGGCGGGTGGACCGTCGTGGACTGGAAGACCGGCCGGGTGCCCGAGGCCGACCGGGTGCCGTCGCTGTCCGTGCAGCTCGCGGCGTACCGGCTGGCCTGGGCGTCGCTGTCGGGCAGCCCGGTGGAGCTGGTCAGGGCCGCCTTCCACTACGTCCGCGACGACCGCACGCTCCGCCCCGCCGACCTGCTCGACGCCGAGGGGCTGCGCGCCCTCATCCGGACGGTGCCCGATCTCCGCCCGAAGGAGTGA
- a CDS encoding ATP-dependent helicase translates to MAPNRTPLLVRGPSDPRPVPTWDAASRRVLEHPGGPLRVLGGPGTGKTTLIAETAARRVRAGAAPESVLVLTANRRAAESMRAHLTALIRRTPDGELLPVVREPLVRTVHSYAFAVLRARAVRDGEPPPRLLAGPEQDAVVRELITGDVEAGARHWPERLRPALTLPGFAGELRDLLLRAVERGLAPEDLVALGEGHGRDEWVAAGLFGEQYEQVSLLASQGLAPAYDAAELVDNALLAFENDEELLSGERARVRHVYVDDAQHLDPLQHALIRAVGSAADEFLLFGDPDQAVFSFRGADPRLLVDGDSPQVVLSRSHRLSSAVRAATAGLASRLPGASPAREVSPVGEGGTTQVRLFASEAQEASWVADRLRRAHLVDGVPWSRMAVVVRSATRSLPVIQRALLAAGVPVAVPGTDLPLARQPAVTPLLALLRCAAVPGSLDEDTAAMLLSSPLGGADPLALRRLRRGLRRLEIAAGRDRPSGELLVEVIEDRDRLAALEDAESAPARRVARLLRTARDSIRRGSSVEVVLWDLWQDTGLQDRWVAMSSRHGTTGMQADRDLDAVVALFETAAKYVDRLPGASPDGFADYLEAQHIVGDTLAAAAPVGEAVAVLTAHASAGQEWEVVAVPGVQEGTWPDLRLRGSLLGVERLVDLVSGVGAGASAVAPLLAEERRLLLVATSRARRVLLVSAVRGEDAQPSRFLDELEDAGEGEAERRITPPERGLVLAELVGELRRVVCDPGESADRRDRAATQLARLAADGVPGAHPDTWYGLAPVTTDVPLWTEEHTVSVSPSTVETLSKCPVRWVVERHGGQDPAELASITGTLVHALAQAAASGAGEAELKEKLDEAWTAVDAGAPWFSRRERMRVERMLDAFLAWLSASRGQLTQVSVEEEISVDLPKVEGGPRLRVRGRVDRLETDRDGRPVVVDIKTAKTPVSKKDAQEHPQLAVYQLASALGGFTHLGLGTDPGGAALLYVAKENKKTGAAQLEQTPLDEQGVRVWLERVQEAAGSSVGPGYRAEENPDCDRCPARTSCPVHASGRQLGR, encoded by the coding sequence GTGGCTCCCAACAGGACCCCCCTCCTGGTCCGAGGCCCTTCGGACCCCCGGCCCGTCCCCACCTGGGACGCGGCCTCCCGCCGCGTGCTGGAGCACCCCGGCGGGCCGCTGCGCGTGCTGGGCGGTCCCGGCACGGGCAAGACGACGCTGATCGCCGAGACCGCCGCCCGCAGGGTGCGCGCGGGGGCGGCTCCGGAGAGCGTGCTGGTGCTGACCGCGAACCGGCGGGCCGCCGAGTCCATGCGCGCCCACCTGACCGCGCTGATCCGCCGCACCCCGGACGGCGAGCTGCTGCCCGTGGTGCGGGAGCCGCTGGTGCGCACCGTGCACTCGTACGCGTTCGCGGTGCTTCGGGCCCGCGCGGTGCGGGACGGGGAGCCGCCGCCCCGGCTGCTGGCCGGGCCCGAGCAGGACGCCGTGGTGCGCGAGCTGATCACCGGCGACGTGGAGGCGGGCGCGCGGCACTGGCCGGAGCGGCTGCGGCCCGCGCTGACCCTGCCGGGGTTCGCCGGGGAGCTGCGGGACCTGCTGCTGCGCGCGGTCGAGCGCGGGCTGGCCCCCGAGGACCTGGTGGCGCTGGGCGAGGGGCACGGGCGCGACGAGTGGGTGGCGGCCGGGCTGTTCGGCGAGCAGTACGAGCAGGTGTCGCTGCTGGCCTCGCAGGGCCTCGCGCCCGCCTACGACGCGGCCGAGCTGGTGGACAACGCGCTGCTGGCGTTCGAGAACGACGAGGAGCTGCTGTCCGGCGAGCGGGCGCGCGTGCGGCACGTGTACGTGGACGACGCCCAGCACCTGGACCCGCTGCAGCACGCCCTGATCCGCGCGGTCGGGTCGGCGGCGGACGAGTTCCTGCTGTTCGGCGACCCGGACCAGGCGGTGTTCTCGTTCCGGGGGGCCGATCCGAGGCTGCTCGTGGACGGCGACAGCCCGCAGGTGGTGCTCTCCCGCAGCCACCGGCTGTCGTCGGCGGTGCGCGCCGCCACCGCCGGGCTCGCCTCGCGGCTGCCGGGGGCCTCGCCCGCGCGCGAGGTCTCCCCGGTCGGCGAGGGCGGCACGACGCAGGTGCGGCTGTTCGCGTCCGAGGCGCAGGAGGCGTCCTGGGTGGCCGACCGGTTGCGCCGCGCGCACCTGGTGGACGGGGTGCCGTGGTCGCGGATGGCGGTGGTGGTGCGGTCGGCGACCAGGTCGCTGCCGGTGATCCAGCGCGCCCTGCTCGCGGCGGGCGTCCCGGTGGCGGTGCCGGGCACGGACCTGCCGCTGGCCCGCCAGCCCGCCGTGACGCCGCTGCTGGCGCTGCTGCGCTGCGCGGCCGTGCCCGGATCGCTGGACGAGGACACGGCCGCGATGCTGCTGTCCTCGCCGCTCGGCGGGGCCGACCCGCTGGCGCTGCGCCGGTTGCGGCGGGGTCTGCGCAGGCTGGAGATCGCGGCGGGCCGGGACCGGCCGAGCGGCGAGCTGCTCGTGGAGGTGATCGAGGACCGGGACCGGCTGGCCGCGCTGGAGGACGCCGAGTCCGCGCCCGCCCGGCGGGTGGCCCGGCTGCTGCGCACCGCCCGCGACAGCATCAGGCGCGGGTCCAGCGTCGAGGTCGTGCTGTGGGACCTGTGGCAGGACACGGGTCTGCAGGACCGGTGGGTGGCGATGTCCTCGCGGCACGGCACCACCGGGATGCAGGCCGACCGGGACCTGGACGCGGTCGTGGCGCTGTTCGAGACCGCCGCCAAGTACGTGGACCGGCTGCCCGGCGCGTCGCCGGACGGGTTCGCCGACTACCTGGAGGCGCAGCACATCGTCGGCGACACGCTGGCCGCCGCCGCGCCCGTCGGGGAGGCCGTGGCGGTGCTGACCGCGCACGCGTCGGCCGGGCAGGAGTGGGAGGTCGTGGCGGTGCCCGGCGTGCAGGAGGGCACGTGGCCGGACCTGCGGCTGCGCGGGTCGCTGCTGGGCGTGGAGCGGTTGGTGGACCTGGTGTCCGGGGTCGGCGCTGGCGCGTCGGCCGTGGCCCCGCTGCTGGCCGAGGAGCGCAGGCTGCTGCTCGTGGCGACCAGCCGGGCGCGGCGGGTGCTGCTGGTGAGCGCGGTGCGCGGCGAGGACGCGCAGCCGTCCCGGTTCCTGGACGAGCTGGAGGACGCGGGCGAGGGCGAGGCCGAGCGGCGGATCACCCCGCCGGAGCGGGGGCTGGTGCTGGCCGAGCTGGTCGGGGAGCTGCGGCGGGTGGTGTGCGATCCGGGTGAGAGCGCCGACCGCAGGGACCGGGCGGCGACCCAGCTGGCCAGGTTGGCGGCCGACGGGGTGCCGGGGGCGCACCCGGACACCTGGTACGGGTTGGCCCCGGTGACCACCGACGTGCCGCTGTGGACCGAGGAGCACACCGTGTCGGTGTCGCCGTCGACGGTGGAGACGCTGTCGAAGTGCCCGGTGCGGTGGGTGGTCGAGCGGCACGGCGGGCAGGACCCGGCGGAGCTGGCGTCGATCACCGGCACGCTCGTGCACGCGCTGGCGCAGGCCGCCGCGTCGGGGGCGGGCGAGGCGGAGCTGAAGGAGAAGCTGGACGAGGCGTGGACGGCGGTGGACGCGGGGGCGCCGTGGTTCTCGCGGCGCGAGCGGATGCGGGTGGAGCGGATGCTCGACGCGTTCCTGGCGTGGCTGTCGGCGAGCCGGGGGCAGCTGACGCAGGTGTCGGTGGAGGAGGAGATCTCCGTCGACCTGCCGAAGGTGGAGGGCGGCCCGAGGCTGAGGGTGCGCGGCCGGGTGGACCGGCTGGAGACCGACCGCGACGGCAGGCCGGTGGTGGTGGACATCAAGACGGCGAAGACGCCGGTGAGCAAGAAGGACGCGCAGGAGCACCCGCAGCTGGCGGTGTACCAGCTGGCGTCGGCGCTGGGCGGTTTCACGCACCTGGGCCTGGGGACCGATCCGGGCGGCGCGGCGCTGCTGTACGTGGCGAAGGAGAACAAGAAGACCGGCGCCGCCCAGCTGGAGCAGACGCCGCTGGACGAGCAGGGGGTGCGGGTCTGGTTGGAGCGGGTGCAGGAGGCGGCGGGGTCGAGCGTGGGGCCGGGGTACCGGGCGGAGGAGAACCCGGACTGCGACCGCTGCCCGGCGCGGACCTCGTGCCCGGTGCACGCCTCCGGGCGGCAGTTGGGGAGGTGA
- a CDS encoding MGMT family protein: MDEELHELIRETVRAIPEGRVATYGDVAKLSRAPSARLVGQVLNQDGRDLPWHRVLKADGTCAPHIAEEQLQRLREEGVAPVGGKVDVRAYRWEDAVDEPAPEPQGGLW, translated from the coding sequence GTGGACGAAGAGCTGCACGAGCTGATCCGCGAGACCGTGCGCGCGATCCCGGAGGGCCGGGTGGCCACCTACGGGGACGTGGCCAAGCTGTCCCGCGCGCCGTCCGCCCGGCTGGTCGGGCAGGTGCTCAACCAGGACGGGCGCGACCTGCCGTGGCACCGGGTGCTCAAGGCGGACGGGACCTGCGCGCCGCACATCGCCGAGGAGCAGCTGCAACGGCTGCGCGAGGAGGGCGTGGCGCCCGTCGGCGGGAAGGTGGACGTGCGCGCCTACCGGTGGGAGGACGCCGTGGACGAGCCCGCGCCGGAACCCCAGGGCGGCCTGTGGTGA
- a CDS encoding tetratricopeptide repeat protein produces MTDVRDLLRQGRIFRGAGNPSTAARHFARAAELAPDDRTVLTELALAHFQSAALPRAEEVLLRLVELDPSDGYARRLLGRTLSRQSRHAEALPQLKLAAALTGDPEVAAEVGRVQERLAPQV; encoded by the coding sequence ATGACCGACGTCCGAGACCTGCTCCGCCAAGGCCGGATCTTCCGGGGCGCGGGGAACCCGAGCACCGCCGCCAGGCACTTCGCGCGGGCGGCCGAGCTGGCCCCCGACGACCGGACCGTGCTGACCGAGCTGGCGCTCGCGCACTTCCAGTCCGCCGCGCTGCCGCGCGCCGAGGAGGTGCTGCTGCGCCTGGTCGAGCTGGACCCGTCCGACGGGTACGCCCGGCGGCTGCTCGGCCGCACGCTCAGCAGGCAGAGCAGGCACGCCGAGGCGCTGCCGCAGCTGAAGCTGGCCGCCGCGCTGACCGGCGACCCCGAGGTCGCCGCCGAGGTCGGGCGCGTCCAGGAGCGGCTCGCCCCGCAGGTGTGA
- a CDS encoding SDR family NAD(P)-dependent oxidoreductase, translating to MSEKPVALVTGANKGIGYEIAAGLGALGWAVGVGARDDVRREEAVAKLRAAGVDAFGVPLDVTADDAAPNSAKAAAELVERERGRLDSLVNNAGITGGSPQEPTLIDPDTIRTVVETNVIGVLRVTNAFLPLLRRSASPRIVNVSSSVGSLTYQSSTQADTKVGPIAAAYSPSKTFLNAITLQYARELAGTNVLINSCCPGHVATDLNGFRGHRTPEQGAAAAIRLATLADGGPTGRFFDDEGEVPW from the coding sequence ATGAGTGAGAAGCCAGTCGCGCTGGTCACCGGCGCCAACAAGGGGATCGGCTACGAGATCGCGGCGGGGCTGGGCGCCCTCGGGTGGGCCGTCGGGGTCGGGGCGCGGGACGACGTCCGGCGGGAGGAGGCCGTCGCCAAGCTCCGGGCCGCCGGCGTGGACGCGTTCGGGGTGCCGCTCGACGTCACCGCCGACGACGCGGCCCCGAACTCGGCGAAGGCCGCCGCCGAGCTGGTCGAGCGGGAGCGGGGGCGGCTCGACTCGCTGGTCAACAACGCGGGCATCACCGGCGGGTCGCCGCAGGAGCCCACGCTGATCGACCCGGACACCATCCGGACCGTCGTGGAGACCAACGTCATCGGCGTCCTGCGGGTCACCAACGCGTTCCTGCCGCTGCTGCGCCGCTCCGCCTCGCCGCGGATCGTCAACGTCTCCAGCTCCGTCGGGTCGCTGACCTACCAGTCGAGCACGCAGGCCGACACCAAGGTCGGGCCGATCGCCGCCGCCTACTCGCCGTCCAAGACGTTCCTCAACGCGATCACCCTCCAGTACGCCAGGGAGCTCGCGGGCACGAACGTGCTGATCAACTCCTGCTGCCCCGGCCACGTCGCCACCGACCTCAACGGGTTCCGGGGCCACCGCACGCCCGAGCAGGGCGCCGCCGCCGCGATCCGGCTCGCCACGCTGGCCGACGGCGGGCCCACCGGGAGGTTCTTCGACGACGAGGGCGAGGTGCCCTGGTGA
- a CDS encoding LysR family transcriptional regulator — METRELRYFVAVAEELHFGRAAARLGIAQPPLSRAVQQLERRLGAQLLERTPRGVRLTGAGAVLLAEGRAALDAVAAAERRTRRAGVEDPKVVLVSKAGASNDVLPDLLAAYGRVPGSVAVDVVLSGIGEQEWYLRDGRADVALLHLPFDSTVGLDTEELVTHDQVVVLPARHPLAARAELTTAEVESLPDLPLPRWPDRDGGYPDGPGPAVRDHLQLLQLIALGRAAAILPETCRSSLGSDLAAVPVPDAPKVTTVIAWPPHSRSRAVADLVRIATELDYGAGRLLHSLDRRAS; from the coding sequence GTGGAGACCAGGGAGCTGAGGTACTTCGTCGCGGTCGCCGAGGAGCTGCACTTCGGCCGCGCGGCGGCCAGGTTGGGCATCGCGCAGCCGCCGCTGTCGCGGGCGGTCCAGCAGCTGGAGCGCAGGCTCGGCGCCCAGCTCCTGGAGCGCACCCCGAGGGGCGTCCGGCTGACCGGCGCGGGCGCGGTGCTGCTCGCCGAGGGCAGGGCCGCGCTGGACGCGGTGGCGGCGGCGGAGCGGCGCACGCGGCGGGCCGGGGTCGAGGACCCGAAGGTGGTGCTGGTGTCGAAGGCGGGCGCGTCGAACGACGTCCTGCCCGACCTGCTGGCCGCGTACGGCCGCGTGCCCGGCTCGGTGGCGGTGGACGTGGTGCTGTCCGGCATCGGCGAGCAGGAGTGGTACCTGCGCGACGGCCGGGCGGACGTGGCCCTGCTGCACCTGCCGTTCGACTCCACGGTCGGCCTGGACACCGAGGAGCTGGTGACGCACGACCAGGTCGTGGTGCTGCCCGCCCGCCACCCCCTGGCGGCGCGCGCGGAGCTGACGACGGCGGAGGTGGAGTCCCTGCCGGACCTGCCGCTGCCCCGGTGGCCCGACCGCGACGGCGGCTACCCGGACGGTCCGGGACCGGCGGTGCGCGACCACCTGCAGCTGCTCCAGCTCATCGCGCTGGGCCGGGCGGCGGCGATCCTGCCGGAGACCTGCCGCAGCAGCCTCGGCTCGGATCTGGCGGCCGTGCCGGTGCCGGACGCCCCGAAGGTCACCACGGTGATCGCCTGGCCGCCGCACAGCCGCTCGCGGGCGGTGGCGGACCTGGTGCGGATCGCGACGGAGCTCGACTACGGCGCGGGGCGCCTGCTCCACTCCCTGGACCGGCGGGCCTCCTGA
- a CDS encoding neutral zinc metallopeptidase — MDTPERRGGNPLAVVSVFVVVVAGVLGLALVPRLGLTRQVEGRAVAAAPIEADPASGEPEGSRPRSVYRLGDHPLLTSDRRLGQVTCELPAFGTGDEQLAAFYRAGVLCLDRAWEPVLAQAGLPFATPELNTGPELEDGPCGAAPSADEAVAYYCGSNRTVYMPTARLRAPGGGEDRASSHLATLAHEYGHHVQALSGVLRAGNRRIAEAGESDPAGLEMSRRLELQANCFAGMFLASVSGRGSVDRVMAEEAVEDFRYAVVEPPERNSHGSPANQDTWARAGFGGGTSACNTFTADAGAVG, encoded by the coding sequence GTGGACACGCCCGAGCGGCGGGGTGGCAACCCCTTGGCGGTGGTCTCGGTGTTCGTGGTGGTCGTCGCGGGCGTCCTCGGCCTGGCGCTGGTCCCCCGGCTGGGGCTGACCAGGCAGGTGGAGGGGCGCGCGGTGGCCGCCGCCCCGATCGAGGCCGACCCGGCGTCGGGCGAGCCCGAGGGGAGCAGGCCCCGGTCGGTCTACCGGCTGGGCGACCACCCGCTGCTGACCTCGGACCGGCGGCTCGGGCAGGTGACCTGCGAGCTCCCCGCGTTCGGGACCGGCGACGAGCAGCTGGCCGCGTTCTACCGGGCGGGCGTGCTGTGCCTGGACCGGGCCTGGGAGCCGGTGCTCGCGCAGGCCGGGCTGCCGTTCGCCACGCCCGAGCTGAACACCGGGCCGGAGCTGGAGGACGGGCCCTGCGGGGCCGCGCCCTCGGCGGACGAGGCGGTCGCCTACTACTGCGGGAGCAACCGGACGGTGTACATGCCGACCGCGCGCCTGCGCGCTCCCGGCGGGGGCGAGGACCGGGCGTCCTCGCACCTGGCGACGTTGGCGCACGAGTACGGGCACCACGTGCAGGCGCTGTCCGGGGTGCTGCGGGCCGGGAACCGGCGGATCGCCGAGGCGGGCGAGAGCGACCCGGCCGGGCTGGAGATGTCCCGGCGGCTGGAGCTCCAGGCCAACTGCTTCGCGGGCATGTTCCTGGCCTCGGTCTCCGGGCGCGGCTCGGTCGACCGGGTGATGGCCGAGGAGGCCGTGGAGGACTTCCGGTACGCGGTCGTCGAGCCGCCCGAGCGCAACAGCCACGGCAGCCCGGCCAACCAGGACACCTGGGCCCGCGCCGGGTTCGGCGGCGGGACCTCGGCCTGCAACACGTTCACGGCGGACGCCGGGGCGGTCGGCTGA